In Limnochordia bacterium, one genomic interval encodes:
- a CDS encoding DNRLRE domain-containing protein, translating to MKTLEIHSTSSFNLAVNNVALIAGIAMLFALAIPFVVVGTSQANVALTDLQLSVGELVQPFSSDTLSYFASVPETESGISVVPFTNDPSAIITVQINGEQPTVVNNATASPTLPLEIGNNVIIVSVASAHASQQSRAYRLTIPKRTVRFQEGAGAYSGTFDTQIAQAVKYVDHNMGAQHKFEVGYSGPWARDQKYAMIRFDNLPIPDDATITEATLNVWYFGDRLSSGYENKFPDKEVYMHRIRIPWIEGNGGTETSHDGLPGQPGETTWNNFMKESAPFHFDIIDSIVVGTEPNWFSFELTDLANDWLKGKLPNYGVLLKTYEYPSNGDERMIGTKQFRSSEYVNVTERPYLSVIFTVPLQGLTLDVSALVLTAGQDPFAITAFPRPLNAEYTGIEWSSSNDAVAKVSQGLITPVSKGLAVVRATVSDGTISYSAEIEVTVK from the coding sequence ATGAAAACTCTTGAAATCCATAGCACATCATCGTTCAATCTGGCCGTCAATAACGTAGCGCTCATCGCCGGCATAGCAATGCTGTTCGCACTTGCTATACCATTCGTTGTTGTGGGGACATCGCAGGCTAATGTCGCCTTGACTGACCTACAACTGAGCGTCGGCGAGCTAGTACAGCCCTTTTCAAGTGACACGCTCTCGTATTTCGCCAGTGTGCCGGAGACCGAGTCGGGCATAAGTGTGGTACCATTTACTAATGATCCAAGTGCAATCATCACGGTGCAGATCAACGGCGAACAGCCAACAGTAGTCAACAATGCTACCGCAAGCCCAACGCTTCCGCTTGAGATTGGTAACAATGTGATTATCGTGAGCGTGGCTTCCGCGCATGCATCTCAGCAGAGTCGAGCGTATCGGCTCACGATTCCTAAGCGAACAGTGCGTTTTCAGGAGGGGGCTGGGGCGTACTCAGGTACATTCGACACGCAGATCGCCCAGGCAGTCAAGTACGTCGACCATAACATGGGCGCACAACACAAATTCGAAGTTGGGTACTCAGGACCTTGGGCGAGAGACCAAAAGTACGCAATGATTCGGTTCGACAACCTGCCCATCCCGGATGATGCAACAATTACCGAGGCCACCCTAAACGTGTGGTATTTTGGAGATCGCTTAAGCAGCGGTTATGAGAACAAGTTTCCCGATAAGGAAGTGTATATGCATCGGATTCGTATCCCCTGGATCGAAGGAAACGGCGGCACAGAAACCTCTCACGACGGTTTACCCGGTCAACCAGGTGAAACCACCTGGAACAACTTTATGAAGGAGTCTGCCCCGTTCCATTTTGATATCATCGATTCAATAGTGGTAGGAACCGAACCTAACTGGTTCTCATTTGAACTCACAGATCTTGCTAACGACTGGCTCAAAGGGAAACTTCCCAATTACGGCGTGTTGCTCAAAACCTATGAGTACCCAAGTAACGGTGATGAGCGGATGATTGGAACCAAGCAGTTTCGGTCAAGCGAGTACGTAAACGTAACCGAACGCCCATATCTGAGTGTTATATTCACAGTACCATTACAGGGGTTAACGTTAGACGTCAGTGCTTTAGTGTTGACGGCCGGTCAAGACCCGTTTGCTATAACTGCCTTTCCAAGGCCGCTCAACGCAGAGTACACCGGAATCGAATGGTCTTCAAGCAACGATGCTGTGGCGAAGGTAAGCCAAGGGCTCATCACGCCCGTAAGCAAGGGCCTAGCTGTGGTGCGTGCTACGGTCTCTGATGGCACCATAAGCTACTCGGCAGAAATAGAAGTCACGGTAAAATAA